Proteins co-encoded in one Cricetulus griseus strain 17A/GY chromosome 1 unlocalized genomic scaffold, alternate assembly CriGri-PICRH-1.0 chr1_1, whole genome shotgun sequence genomic window:
- the Gal3st1 gene encoding galactosylceramide sulfotransferase, with translation MPLLPKKPWESKAKGLVLGAVFTSFLLLLYSYVVPPLHSNMAFTTSETAAPCPPAPSEPGAATSGNSSAGECQPRRDIVFMKTHKTASSTLLNILFRFGQKHGLKFAFPNGRNDFHYPSFFARSLVQDYRPGACFNIICNHMRFHYEEVRGLVRPGAAFITVIRDPARLFESSFHYFGSVVPLTWKLSSRDKLAEFLQDPDRYYDPSGYNAHYLRNLLFFDLGYDSGLDPRSPRVQEHILEVESRFHLVLLQEYFDESLVLLRELLCWDLEDMLYFKLNARRDSPVPRLSGELYRRATAWNLLDARLYHHFNASFWRKVEAFGRERMVREVAELRQANERMRRICIDGGQAVDAEAIQDSAMQPWQPLGVKSILGYNLKKSIGPHHEQLCRRMLTPEIQYLSDLGANLWVTKLWKFLRDFLRW, from the exons ATGCCTCTGCTGCCGAAGAAGCCCTGGGAGTCCAAGGCCAAGGGGCTGGTGCTGGGAGCTGTCTTTACCAGTTTCCTGTTGCTGCTGTACTCCTATGTGGTACCCCCACTCCACTCCAACATGGCCTTCAC GACTTCGGAGACTGCTGCACCCTGCCCCCCTGCTCCCAGTGAGCCCGGGGCGGCCACTTCCGGTAACAGCTCTGCTGGAGAGTGCCAACCTCGGCGAGACATCGTGTTCATGAAGACGCACAAGACCGCCAGCAGCACGCTGCTCAACATCCTCTTCCGCTTCGGCCAGAAGCATGGGCTCAAGTTCGCCTTCCCCAATGGCCGCAACGACTTCCACTACCCTTCCTTCTTCGCTCGCAGCCTGGTGCAGGACTACCGGCCCGGGGCGTGCTTCAACATCATCTGCAACCACATGCGCTTCCACTACGAAGAGGTACGTGGGCTGGTGCGGCCCGGTGCCGCCTTCATCACGGTCATCCGCGACCCCGCGCGTCTCTTCGAGTCCTCCTTCCATTATTTTGGGTCGGTGGTGCCACTCACTTGGAAGCTCTCGAGCCGCGACAAGCTGGCAGAGTTCCTTCAGGACCCTGATCGCTACTACGACCCTAGCGGCTACAACGCGCACTACCTCCGCAACCTACTCTTCTTCGACCTGGGCTACGACAGTGGCCTGGACCCGCGCAGCCCGCGCGTGCAAGAGCACATTCTGGAGGTGGAGAGCCGCTTCCACCTGGTGCTGCTCCAGGAGTACTTCGACGAGTCCCTGGTGCTGCTCCGGGAGCTGCTGTGCTGGGACCTGGAGGACATGCTGTACTTCAAGCTCAACGCGCGGCGTGACTCGCCGGTGCCGCGTCTCTCGGGTGAGCTGTACCGCCGTGCCACCGCCTGGAACCTGCTGGACGCGCGCCTCTACCACCACTTCAACGCCAGCTTCTGGCGAAAGGTGGAGGCCTTCGGGCGCGAGCGCATGGTGCGTGAGGTGGCCGAGCTGCGCCAAGCCAACGAGCGCATGCGCCGCATCTGCATCGATGGCGGCCAAGCGGTGGACGCCGAGGCCATTCAGGACTCGGCCATGCAACCCTGGCAGCCCCTGGGCGTCAagtccatcctgggctacaaCCTCAAGAAGAGCATAGGGCCTCATCACGAGCAGCTCTGCCGGCGCATGCTGACGCCTGAGATCCAGTACCTGTCTGACCTTGGCGCCAATCTCTGGGTCACTAAACTCTGGAAGTTCCTTAGGGACTTCCTAAGGTGGTGA